A portion of the Choristoneura fumiferana chromosome 6, NRCan_CFum_1, whole genome shotgun sequence genome contains these proteins:
- the LOC141429113 gene encoding U6 snRNA-associated Sm-like protein LSm5, whose product MAQSSLPNPNTLLPLELVDKCIGSRIHIIMKNDKEMVGTLQGFDDFVNMLLDDVTEYESTPEGRKITKLDQILLNGNNIAMLVPGGEMPGDGYDA is encoded by the coding sequence ATGGCGCAATCTTCGTTGCCGAATCCAAACACTTTATTACCGCTCGAATTAGTCGACAAGTGTATAGGCTCTCGGATTcacattattatgaaaaatgataAAGAAATGGTGGGAACTCTACAAGGATTCGACGACTTCGTAAACATGTTACTAGACGATGTAACGGAATACGAATCTACGCCAGAAGGAAGAAAAATAACCAAACTGGACCAAATTCTACTAAATGGAAATAACATTGCAATGTTAGTGCCTGGAGGCGAAATGCCGGGCGATGGTTACGATGCTtag